The Anoplolepis gracilipes chromosome 14, ASM4749672v1, whole genome shotgun sequence genome includes a window with the following:
- the LOC140672881 gene encoding serine protease inhibitor dipetalogastin-like, whose protein sequence is MSSAIVRYVVLLLLGIGMYIKAGFALSLQDKMALYQNCTIFDNPDIYGGPICGDNGVTYANGLYLDCKNHHSRDTVATLHSGPCLGNEKYCSVDLYYKPVCGSDHKIYTNMQSLLCVRQTQLKDLTAASMADCRQDDHCYRDGTEHYGVNPVCANNGHTYQNVAQLKCLQRYNPELQIIHDGGCRVEFVHQLYGTAVCDIAKVRYEWNPVCASDGVTYSNPFLFLCHHPHLKVISNGECNTHSHDSCVEAHTNTTVVSNGEYVNEAFTADDEVCGNDGRTYYSVHHLQCQTRHDKYLFLKHHGSCSGPDDHPCGSIPEEDHRRPVCGTNGMSYVSPEALWCAKLRSPAEGETCRSYNISANSTDELFLLAFK, encoded by the exons ATGTCGTCTGCTATCGTGCGTTACGTCGTGCTTCTTCTTCTAG GGATCGGGATGTACATCAAAGCGGGATTTGCACTTAGCTTGCAGGATAAGATGGCTTTGTATCAAAATTGTACGATTTTTGATAATCCGGATATATATGGTGGCCCGATATGCGGTGATAATGGCGTCACATATGCCAATGGTTTATACCTAGACTGTAAAAATCATCACAGCCGCGACACTG ttGCTACGTTGCATTCCGGTCCCTGCTTgggtaatgaaaaatattgcagcgttgatttatattataaaccgGTTTGTGGCTCGGATCACAAAATTTATACGAACATGCAATCACTTTTATGCGTCCGCCAGACACAATTGAAAG ATTTGACAGCCGCCTCGATGGCAGACTGCCGACAGGACGATCATTGTTACAGAGATGGCACCGAACATTACGGGGTAAATCCAGTTTGCGCTAATAACGGCCACACATATCAGAACGTGGCGCAACTCAAGTGCCTGCAACGATATAACCCTG aatTGCAAATTATTCACGACGGCGGTTGTCGCGTGGAATTCGTTCACCAGCTTTACGGTACGGCGGTTTGTGACATCGCGAAAGTGAGATATGAATGGAATCCGGTTTGCGCATCGGATGGAGTTACTTATTCAAATCCTTTCCTGTTTCTTTGCCATCACCCAC atctAAAAGTAATTTCCAACGGAGAATGCAACACGCATAGCCACGATTCCTGCGTAGAAGCGCACACAAACACGACGGTTGTGTCAAATGGCGAATATGTGAACGAAGCCTTTACCGCGGATGATGAGGTTTGCGGAAACGACGGTCGCACGTACTATAGCGTACATCATTTGCAATGCCAAACACGTCACGACAAAT ATTTATTCTTGAAGCATCACGGTTCATGTTCCGGGCCGGACGATCATCCCTGCGGATCGATACCGGAAGAGGATCATAGACGACCGGTGTGCGGTACCAACGGCATGTCCTACGTGAGTCCGGAGGCCCTTTGGTGCGCCAAATTACGGTCCCCGGCAGAAGGTGAGACTTGTAGATCGTACAATATATCTGCAAATTCCACAGACGAATTATTCTTGCTTGCGTTTAAGTGA
- the Beta'cop gene encoding coatomer subunit beta': MPLRLDIKRKLTARSDRVKSVDLHPTEPWMLCSLYQGNVNIWNHETQTLVKTFEVCDLPVRTAKFVPRKNWVITGSDDMQIRVFNYNTLERVHSFEAHSDYVRCIAVHPTQPFILTSSDDMWIKLWNWEKSWICQQVFEGHTHYVMQIVFNPKDNNTFASASLDRTVKVWQLGSPTANFTLEGHEKGVNCVDYYHGGDKPYLISGADDRYVKIWDYQNKTCVQTLEGHTQNISAVCFHPELPIVLTASEDGTVRIWHAGTYRLESSLNYGFERVWTIACMRGSNNVAIGYDEGSVMVKVGREEPAVSMDSLGGKIVWARHSEIQQVNLKALGEEAQDGERLPLAVKDMGACEIYPQTIQHNPNGRFLVVCGDGEYIIYTSMALRNKAFGQASEFVWAADSSQYAVRESNTTVKVFKNFKEKKSFKPDFGADGIFGGFLLGVSSGSGLSFFDWDMLKLIRRIDIQPTHVYWAENASLVALATSDQYFILKYHADVIANAAENAEDIENAFEMVAEMSEVVKTGLWVGDCFIYTNSVNRINYFVGGEVVTVSHLDRPMYLLGYVPRDNRLYLCDKELSVVSYSLLLSVLEYQTAVMRKDFETANRVLPTVPKEHRTRVAHFLEKQGFKEQALAVSTDPEHRFELALALGNLVTAHALAKEANSQQKWRQLASLATQKGKLCLAQECLHQAQDFGGLLLLATSTGNANMIEKLGAIADETGKNNISFLSNFILGDVDKCLDILIKTDRIPEAAFFARTYAPSKISSIIKLWKEKLSTVSEKAGQSLADPEQYENLFPGYKEALKAEKFLREESKRKIPASAFPIVTSNIERKPLEEMLVAEHSGTFQYKDGTNSTSETQSTEATIERLQDLSISARDSLLSKTTTSTVQSTITTQQKTTITKTASNFRPLTLDDDDLDDDLGIDDNIDTTGINLDDDPFDDEED; this comes from the exons ATG cCTCTTAGGTTAGATATTAAGCGGAAGCTGACAGCTAGATCAGACAGAGTGAAAAGTGTGGATCTTCATCCGACTGAGCCATGGATGCTGTGCTCCTTGTATCAAGGCAATGTCAATATCTGGAATCACGAGACCCAAACCTTGGTAAAAACGTTTGAAGTATGCGACCTACCAGTACGGACTGCGAAATTTGTGCCACGCAAGAACTGGGTTATCACTGGCTCCGATGACATGCAAATCAgagtgtttaattataatactctgGAGCGTGTTCATTCGTTTGAAGCGCACAGCGATTATGTCAGATGTATAGCGGTGCACCCAACGCAACCATTTATTCTCACCAGCAGCG atGACATGTGGATTAAATTGTGGAACTGGGAGAAATCCTGGATTTGTCAACAAGTATTCGAGGGTCACACACATTATGTTATGCAGATTGTATTTAATCCGAAAGACAACAACACTTTTGCCAGCGCATCCCTCGATAGAACTGTCAAAGTTTGGCAGCTTGGTTCGCCAACAGCTAATTTCACGCTAGAAGGACATGAAAAAGGTGTAAACTGTGTAGATTATTATCACGGTGGAGACAAGCCATATCTAATTTCCGGAGCTGACGATAGATACGTCAAGATATGGGATTATCAAAATAAGACCTGTGTACAAACCTTGGAAGGTCACACGCAGAATATTTCCGCTGTTTGTTTCCATCCAGAATTACCGATTGTTCTCACTGCCTCGGAAGACGGTACCGTCAGAATATGGCACGCCGGGACGTACAGATTAGAATCGTCTCTAAACTATGGTTTCGAGAGGGTGTGGACTATCGCGTGCATGCGCGGCTCGAATAACGTCGCCATCGGATATGACGAGGGTAGCGTGATGGTGAAGGTTGGCAGAGAAGAACCAGCCGTTTCGATGGATTCCCTTGGCGGAAAGATCGTATGGGCGCGACATAGCGAAATCCAGCAGGTGAACTTGAAGGCATTGGGCGAGGAGGCTCAAGACGGGGAACGGCTACCATTAGCCGTCAAAGATATGGGAGCCTGTGAAATTTATCCGCAAACCATACAGCATAATCCAAACGGTCGTTTTCTGGTGGTCTGCGGCGATGGAgagtacattatatatacatccaTGGCATTGAGGAACAAGGCATTCGGACAGGCATCAGAATTTGTATGGGCGGCAGACTCGAGCCAATACGCAGTGCGGGAAAGTAATACGACGGTGAAGGTCTTTAAAAACTTCAAAGAGAAGAAGAGCTTCAAGCCTGATTTCGGAGCAgatg GCATCTTTGGTGGATTTTTGCTTGGTGTATCTTCCGGATCCGGTCTCTCATTCTTCGACTGGGATATGTTAAAGTTGATCCGTCGCATAGACATACAACCGACACACGTGTATTGGGCTGAAAACGCCTCGTTGGTGGCATTAGCTACGTcagatcaatattttatactgaaaTATCATGCAGATGTTATCGCTAATGCTGCAGAAAACGCTGAGGACATTGAAAATGCATTCGAg atggtAGCAGAGATGAGCGAAGTGGTAAAGACTGGTTTATGGGTTGGCGATTGCTTTATCTATACCAACAGCGTCAATCGCATTAATTACTTTGTTGGTGGTGAAGTTGTCACGGTTTCCCATCTGGACCGACCAATGTACTTATTGGGATATGTACCGAGGGACAACAGATTATACCTATGCGATAAGGAACTATCCGTTGTCTCGTactctttattattatccgTACTCGAATATCAGACTGCGGTCATGCGGAAAGATTTCGAGACCGCCAATAGAGTATTGCCGACTGTGCCAAAGGAACATCGTACACGAGTAGCTCACTTCCTAGAGAAGCAA GGTTTCAAAGAACAAGCCCTGGCGGTATCGACAGATCCCGAACACAGATTTGAATTAGCGCTCGCGCTTGGAAATCTCGTGACCGCGCACGCGCTCGCCAAAGAAGCAAATAGCCAGCAAAAGTGGCGACAGTTGGCTTCTCTCGCTACCCAGAAAGGAAAATTGTGTCTGGCGCAAGAATGTTTGCACCAAGCGCAAGATTTTGGAGGCTTATTGTTACTAGCGACTAGCACGGGAAATGCCAACATGATAGAGAAGCTCGGCGCGATCGCGGACGAAACGGGAAAGAACAATATCTCTTTCTTGTCAAACTTTATACTAGGCGACGTGGATAAGTGTCTCGACATTCTTATCAAAACAGACAGAATTCCGGAGGCAGCGTTTTTCGCTAGGACATATGCACCCAGTAAAATTTCCTCCATAATCAAATTATGGAAAGAAAAGCTGTCGACAGTGAGCGAGAAAGCTGGACAAAGCTTGGCAGATCCCGAACAATATGAGAATCTTTTCCCAGGATACAAAGAAGCGTTGAAAGCAGAGAAGTTTTTGCGCGAAGAAAGTAAAAGGAAGATTCCAGCTTCCGCATTTCCTATTGTTACG TCTAACATCGAACGGAAGCCATTGGAGGAAATGTTGGTCGCCGAGCATTCGGGCACATTCCAATATAAGGACGGCACGAATAGCACTTCTGAAACGCAATCGACTGAAGCAACGATCGAGAGATTGCAAGATCTTTCAATATCGGCAAGGGACAGCCTTTTAAGTAAAACGACTACTTCCACCGTGCAATCAACGATAACAACTCAACAGAAAACAACAATAACGAAGACAGCAAGTAATTTCAGGCCTCTCACATTGGACGACGATGATCTGGACGACGACTTGGGGATCGATGATAATATTGATACTACA GGTATTAATCTCGACGATGATCCTTTCGACGATGAAGAAGATTAA